The genomic DNA CGCACGGCGGTCTTGAGTTTGTCCGAGACGGCGCTCACGAATTCCTTGCGATCGAAGCCGGAGCGCAAACGAACCACGTGGGCCGCATGCGGCAACGCGCTTTCGGACGCCGCGGCCATGGCATAGATCTGCCGCTTGATGGCGTTGCGGGTCACGGCGCGACGAGCCCAGCGCTTGGGCACCATCGCGCCGAGCCACACGTCCTGCGCGTCGAACAGCGGCGCCGCACCAGGCGGCGCTTCGAGCGCACAGCGATGCAATGCGAAGTGAGCAG from Variovorax sp. PBL-E5 includes the following:
- a CDS encoding ribonuclease P protein component, which translates into the protein MQRLKTRAQFQAVLAGATVARTAHFALHRCALEAPPGAAPLFDAQDVWLGAMVPKRWARRAVTRNAIKRQIYAMAAASESALPHAAHVVRLRSGFDRKEFVSAVSDKLKTAVRVELQQLLERAVAARA